In Arcobacter ellisii, a genomic segment contains:
- a CDS encoding FAD-binding protein: MIDVLIIGSGGAGLTAALNAKKNNSNVLVVSKTFPTHSQTVQAQGGINAVLYEDNDSIENHINDTYNASHLLANKKNITFLCKNAKDTILWLDSIGVPFNRTKNGKFSQRKFGGTKHLRTCYSSDYTGLKIMHTLFDQCLKENIDFCYEYFLLELIIENDICKGAIFLDIKNGNIATIYAKTTILATGGYAGIYSNNTTNSYSNSADGLAVAFRAGVKLSNMEFVQFHPTTLVNTNILISESARGEGAYLVDKDGNRFIDELKSRDEVTKAIYERILNKEKIFLDLRHLGLDKINELIPQERKLAFEFSNIKIEDELLPIIPSAHYSMGGIKTNINGETNIINLFAVGECANASIHGANRLGGNSLLEIVTLGRHIGTYVSNKAKDIANFDEKISNQEIKMKEKISEFYEKKSEINFYKIKDYLSNKLFEDVGIFKERNKLIEFQNIINDISKDRNKMGIEDKSKIYNKNLIDLLEFLNILLVSKLVVLSSLNREESRGSHFRIDFPNKDINYNKSSIIQLINDEIVFKFEVEDEN, translated from the coding sequence ATGATAGATGTACTAATAATTGGTTCAGGTGGAGCAGGGTTAACTGCAGCACTTAATGCAAAAAAAAATAATTCAAATGTTTTAGTTGTTTCAAAAACATTTCCTACTCACTCTCAAACTGTACAAGCCCAAGGTGGGATTAATGCAGTTTTATATGAAGATAATGATTCAATTGAAAATCATATAAATGATACCTACAATGCTTCTCATTTGCTAGCAAATAAAAAAAATATAACTTTCTTATGTAAAAATGCAAAAGATACTATTCTTTGGCTTGACTCAATAGGTGTACCTTTTAATAGAACTAAAAATGGCAAATTCTCTCAAAGAAAATTTGGTGGAACTAAACATCTAAGAACATGCTATTCAAGTGATTATACTGGTTTAAAGATAATGCATACGCTATTTGATCAATGTCTAAAAGAGAATATTGATTTTTGTTATGAATATTTTTTATTAGAATTGATAATAGAAAATGACATTTGTAAAGGTGCAATATTTTTAGATATTAAAAATGGTAATATTGCCACAATTTATGCTAAAACAACTATATTAGCAACAGGTGGTTATGCCGGTATATATTCAAATAATACAACAAATTCTTATTCAAATAGTGCAGATGGTCTTGCAGTAGCTTTTAGAGCAGGTGTTAAACTTTCAAATATGGAGTTTGTACAATTTCATCCTACGACTTTAGTTAATACAAATATACTTATAAGTGAAAGTGCTAGAGGTGAGGGTGCTTATTTAGTTGATAAAGATGGAAATAGATTTATTGATGAACTAAAATCAAGGGATGAAGTAACAAAGGCAATTTATGAAAGAATTTTAAATAAAGAAAAAATTTTTCTTGATTTAAGACATTTAGGGCTAGATAAAATTAATGAATTAATTCCTCAAGAAAGGAAACTTGCATTTGAGTTTTCAAATATAAAAATTGAAGATGAACTTTTACCAATAATTCCCTCAGCTCATTATTCAATGGGAGGAATAAAAACAAATATCAATGGTGAAACAAATATAATTAACCTTTTTGCTGTTGGAGAGTGTGCAAATGCTTCAATTCATGGTGCAAATAGATTAGGTGGAAACTCTTTACTTGAAATAGTTACATTAGGTAGACATATTGGAACTTATGTGTCAAATAAAGCGAAAGATATAGCTAATTTTGATGAAAAAATTTCAAATCAAGAAATAAAAATGAAAGAGAAAATTTCTGAATTTTATGAGAAAAAAAGTGAAATAAACTTTTATAAAATAAAAGACTATTTGTCAAATAAACTTTTCGAAGATGTCGGAATTTTCAAAGAGAGAAATAAATTAATTGAATTTCAAAATATCATAAATGATATATCAAAAGATAGAAATAAAATGGGAATAGAGGATAAATCAAAAATTTATAATAAAAATCTTATTGATTTATTAGAATTTCTTAATATTCTTCTAGTATCAAAACTTGTTGTTTTAAGTTCATTAAATAGAGAAGAGAGTAGAGGTTCTCACTTTAGAATTGATTTCCCAAATAAAGATATAAACTACAATAAATCTTCAATAATTCAATTAATAAATGATGAAATTGTATTTAAGTTTGAGGTAGAAGATGAAAATTAA
- a CDS encoding PhoH family protein, with the protein MNFDKYYVLDTNILLEDASNVYKLSQEGRNLIILPETVLDEIDTKKSGFDEINFQAREFARILENSSIINSIKKDSYKIIRVKIENEKNTIIDIISKDEYEVNIKNISLNIINDRKILEIATFANSYYKNQVEFLSLDIMARTRAISLDIKTDALVGKDKDVFDFDFIKEIDINFDDLEFIDNQNIDKYDPEYKPYNFSYCFKVKSSDQVLLANIQNKRIKLLDEAEIRDQVITPLNKEQLFFSDAILSHFYNVLIVEAKAGSGKTLLALSGALKLVRQKFFQKIIYIRNSIESLDKGEDVGYLPGLEEKFKIYNHPLMDSLDYIIRSEHKRKRSKKNPDTTISELDDREVTERIDQMISNYGIETMWVGEMRGRTLSNSFIIIDEAQNMSNKTMQMVLSRIDSSCKVVILGSNKQIDNFYVNKYTNALTTLLKSTKNEDNIVNIFAIKLQKVLRGPITEWAEQIFSK; encoded by the coding sequence ATGAATTTTGACAAATATTATGTATTAGATACAAATATCCTTCTTGAAGATGCTTCAAACGTATATAAACTCTCTCAGGAGGGGAGAAACTTAATAATTCTTCCTGAAACTGTTCTTGATGAAATTGACACAAAAAAAAGTGGTTTTGATGAAATTAATTTTCAAGCTAGAGAGTTTGCAAGGATTTTAGAGAATTCATCAATAATAAATAGTATAAAAAAAGATTCATATAAAATAATTAGAGTTAAAATTGAAAATGAAAAGAATACTATCATAGATATCATTTCAAAAGATGAATATGAAGTTAATATTAAAAATATATCTTTAAATATAATAAATGATAGAAAAATCTTAGAAATTGCAACATTTGCAAATAGTTATTATAAAAATCAAGTTGAATTTTTATCTTTAGATATCATGGCTAGAACAAGAGCTATTTCTCTTGATATAAAAACTGATGCATTAGTTGGTAAAGATAAAGATGTTTTTGATTTTGATTTTATTAAAGAGATTGATATAAATTTTGACGATTTAGAATTTATTGACAATCAAAATATCGATAAATACGACCCTGAATACAAACCTTACAATTTCTCATACTGTTTTAAAGTTAAATCATCTGATCAAGTTTTATTAGCAAATATACAAAATAAAAGAATCAAACTACTTGATGAAGCTGAAATTAGAGACCAAGTAATTACACCTTTAAATAAAGAGCAACTATTTTTTAGTGATGCTATTTTAAGTCATTTTTACAATGTATTAATTGTAGAAGCAAAAGCAGGTTCTGGGAAAACTCTTTTAGCACTAAGTGGTGCATTAAAACTTGTTCGTCAAAAATTCTTTCAAAAAATAATATATATTAGAAATTCTATTGAATCTTTAGATAAAGGTGAAGATGTAGGTTATCTTCCAGGATTAGAAGAAAAATTTAAAATCTACAATCATCCTTTAATGGATAGTCTTGATTATATAATAAGAAGTGAACATAAAAGAAAAAGAAGCAAAAAGAATCCTGATACAACAATATCTGAATTAGATGATAGAGAAGTTACAGAAAGAATTGATCAAATGATTAGTAATTATGGAATTGAAACTATGTGGGTAGGGGAGATGAGGGGTAGAACCCTTTCAAACTCATTTATAATTATAGATGAAGCACAAAATATGTCAAATAAAACAATGCAAATGGTATTATCAAGAATAGATAGTTCATGTAAAGTTGTTATCTTAGGTTCAAATAAACAAATTGATAACTTCTACGTAAATAAATATACAAATGCTCTGACAACGTTATTAAAATCAACAAAAAACGAAGATAATATTGTAAATATATTCGCAATTAAATTACAAAAAGTTCTTAGAGGTCCAATAACAGAGTGGGCTGAACAAATCTTCTCAAAATAA
- a CDS encoding CopD family protein — protein MEYYTWVLTFHVVAFMSWMAMLFYLPRLFVYHVENIEKKEFVEVVKIQEYKIYKYIGAPAMWATIFSGATMLALNPILLDFTQNPWMLAKLLSLALLIIYSLSLEKYRKDLENNTCKKSGKFFRMYNEMPTMLSILIVGYVITKSFSILFTAIIVILFAYISYVIMKPKKAK, from the coding sequence ATGGAATACTACACTTGGGTTTTAACTTTTCACGTTGTTGCTTTTATGTCATGGATGGCGATGCTGTTTTATTTACCAAGACTTTTTGTATATCATGTAGAAAATATAGAAAAAAAAGAGTTTGTGGAAGTAGTTAAAATTCAAGAGTACAAGATTTATAAATATATTGGAGCTCCTGCTATGTGGGCTACTATTTTTAGTGGTGCTACAATGCTTGCATTAAATCCTATTTTATTAGATTTTACTCAAAATCCTTGGATGTTAGCAAAACTTCTCTCTTTAGCTTTATTAATTATCTATTCTTTATCTTTAGAAAAATATAGAAAAGATTTAGAAAATAATACTTGTAAAAAAAGTGGTAAATTTTTTAGAATGTACAATGAAATGCCAACTATGTTATCTATTCTTATTGTTGGCTACGTGATTACAAAATCTTTTTCTATTTTATTTACTGCAATTATTGTTATACTATTTGCATATATTTCTTATGTAATAATGAAACCTAAAAAGGCTAAATAA
- a CDS encoding replication-associated recombination protein A: MIDLSNKLRPTSLDTFVGQSHIIGKEKALYKLIKQKEIPHLFFYGKPGTGKTTLAKIIAREINTDYYYFNATSIKVEDLRKVFDKYKGSLIKPLIFIDEVHRLSKNQQEVLLPIMENYDAIIIGASTENPFFTLTSAIRSRAFLYEFKAFTKEEMNKILYIALKDIDITLTNEAKEYLITSSSGDARAMLTLLNFAYKVSKDIDLTLLKELRENVIGDGVSSSDTHYDLASAMIKSLRGSNIDAALYYMSRLINGGESVDFITRRLVIFASEDIGNANPNALNLAVNTMIACNKIGYPESRIILSQCAIYLASSPKSNSAYKAVNKALQQIKDGKILDIPKHLDSQHIGYLYPHDFGGYVEQKYLKEDLNLYNNSNIGFEKTLNDWLDKIKNKKED, encoded by the coding sequence ATGATAGATCTATCTAATAAATTAAGACCAACAAGTTTAGATACATTTGTTGGTCAATCTCACATTATTGGCAAAGAAAAAGCACTTTATAAACTAATCAAACAAAAAGAGATTCCTCATCTATTTTTTTATGGTAAACCAGGAACTGGAAAAACTACTTTAGCCAAAATAATTGCTCGTGAAATAAATACAGATTATTACTATTTTAATGCTACAAGTATCAAAGTAGAAGATTTGCGAAAAGTCTTTGATAAATATAAAGGAAGTTTAATTAAACCTCTTATTTTTATTGATGAAGTACATAGATTATCAAAAAATCAACAAGAAGTTTTACTCCCTATAATGGAAAATTATGATGCAATTATTATTGGAGCAAGTACAGAAAATCCTTTTTTTACACTAACATCTGCAATTCGTTCAAGAGCTTTTCTTTATGAATTTAAAGCTTTTACAAAAGAAGAAATGAATAAGATTCTTTATATTGCTTTAAAAGATATTGATATAACTCTTACAAATGAAGCAAAAGAGTATTTGATAACATCTAGTTCTGGTGATGCAAGAGCTATGCTTACACTTCTAAATTTTGCATATAAAGTATCAAAAGATATAGACTTAACTTTATTAAAAGAGTTAAGGGAAAATGTAATAGGGGATGGAGTTTCATCTTCTGATACTCATTATGATTTAGCAAGTGCTATGATTAAGTCATTAAGAGGTTCAAATATTGATGCAGCTTTATATTATATGAGTAGATTAATAAATGGTGGAGAAAGTGTAGATTTTATTACAAGAAGATTAGTAATATTTGCAAGCGAAGATATTGGAAATGCAAATCCAAATGCTTTAAATCTAGCAGTAAATACAATGATTGCATGTAATAAAATTGGTTATCCAGAATCAAGAATCATTCTTTCTCAGTGTGCTATATATCTTGCATCAAGTCCTAAATCAAATAGTGCTTATAAAGCTGTAAATAAAGCTCTACAACAAATAAAAGATGGAAAGATACTTGATATACCAAAACATCTTGATTCACAGCATATAGGCTATTTATACCCCCATGATTTTGGTGGATATGTTGAACAAAAATATTTAAAAGAAGATTTGAATTTATATAATAATTCAAATATAGGTTTTGAAAAAACTTTAAATGATTGGTTAGATAAAATTAAAAATAAAAAAGAGGATTAA
- a CDS encoding pseudouridine synthase, with the protein MKENKSHSGKKKTEEIQEELTRLNKFLSHNSNYSRREADKLIEEGRVKVNGKVVTNLATKVSSKDEVQIGKKNIKEDKNKIYTVIVYNKPKGEIVSKKDPQGRKTIYDSLEKKYKHFLSVGRLDYASEGLLLLSDNVEVVDALMHSDLERVYKIKVNGVISKSVEEAMQNGITIEDARTGAHKNSKIKSMSFAPFLAYDIQTNGEKYSKIKVVISEGKNRELRRFFAHFGLDVLDLKRLEYGGISLNNLPTGKSRFLTKEEYKNLRIFMNEDDRSI; encoded by the coding sequence ATGAAAGAAAATAAAAGCCATTCTGGCAAAAAGAAAACAGAAGAGATACAAGAAGAGTTAACAAGATTAAATAAATTTTTATCTCACAACAGTAACTACTCAAGAAGAGAAGCTGATAAGCTGATAGAAGAGGGTAGAGTAAAAGTTAATGGTAAAGTAGTTACTAATCTTGCAACAAAAGTTTCATCAAAAGATGAAGTGCAAATTGGTAAAAAAAATATCAAAGAAGATAAAAATAAGATTTATACTGTAATTGTTTACAATAAACCAAAAGGTGAAATTGTTTCAAAAAAAGACCCTCAAGGAAGAAAAACAATCTATGATTCACTTGAAAAAAAATATAAACATTTTTTAAGTGTAGGAAGACTTGACTACGCAAGTGAAGGATTATTACTATTATCTGATAATGTTGAAGTTGTTGATGCTTTAATGCACTCTGATTTAGAAAGAGTTTATAAAATCAAAGTTAATGGTGTAATATCTAAATCAGTTGAAGAAGCTATGCAAAATGGAATTACAATTGAAGATGCAAGAACAGGTGCACATAAAAATAGTAAAATAAAATCTATGTCTTTTGCACCTTTTTTAGCTTATGATATTCAAACAAATGGAGAAAAATACTCTAAAATTAAAGTTGTGATTTCTGAGGGGAAAAATAGAGAATTAAGAAGATTTTTCGCTCACTTTGGTCTTGATGTACTTGATTTAAAAAGATTAGAGTATGGTGGAATCTCTTTAAATAATCTACCAACTGGAAAATCAAGATTTTTAACAAAAGAAGAATACAAAAATCTAAGAATCTTTATGAATGAAGATGATAGATCTATCTAA
- a CDS encoding KpsF/GutQ family sugar-phosphate isomerase: protein MDFKQIVRDVLLTEANELERAAQNISFDIEKAIDLIINCKGKLIISGVGKSGLVGTKIAATLASTGTSSFFLHPTEAMHGDLGMIGKDDIVLGISYSGESEELVQILPHLKRLNIPLIGMARSENSTLAKYSDVFINIYVEKEACPLDTAPTSSTTLTMAMGDALAVCLMKRRDFKKEDFASFHPGGSLGKKLFIKVDDLLRKENLPVVSRETRLKDAILIMSQGRLGSVIITDEDNKVFGLLSDGDLRRALMNEKFSLECKVEEIATLNPKTLKNKELLASDALQVIENYKIQLLIVTDENDKLVGVLHIHDLIEAGIK, encoded by the coding sequence TAACTGAAGCAAATGAACTTGAAAGAGCAGCACAAAATATATCTTTTGATATTGAAAAAGCAATTGATTTAATTATCAATTGCAAAGGTAAATTAATTATCTCTGGTGTTGGTAAATCAGGACTTGTAGGTACTAAAATTGCTGCAACATTAGCAAGTACAGGAACAAGTTCTTTCTTTTTGCATCCTACAGAAGCAATGCATGGCGATTTAGGAATGATTGGTAAAGATGATATTGTTCTTGGAATTTCATATAGTGGTGAAAGTGAAGAATTAGTACAAATTTTGCCTCATCTAAAAAGATTAAATATTCCTCTTATTGGTATGGCAAGAAGTGAAAATTCTACATTAGCAAAATATTCAGATGTTTTTATCAATATTTATGTTGAAAAAGAGGCTTGTCCACTTGATACAGCACCAACATCTTCTACAACTTTAACAATGGCAATGGGCGATGCACTTGCTGTTTGTTTAATGAAAAGAAGAGATTTCAAAAAAGAAGATTTTGCATCATTTCACCCAGGTGGAAGTTTAGGTAAAAAACTATTCATAAAAGTTGATGATTTATTAAGAAAAGAAAATCTACCTGTCGTTTCACGTGAAACTCGACTTAAAGACGCTATTTTAATAATGAGTCAAGGAAGACTTGGAAGTGTTATTATTACAGATGAAGATAATAAAGTATTTGGATTATTAAGTGATGGAGATTTAAGAAGAGCATTAATGAATGAGAAATTCTCTTTAGAATGCAAAGTTGAAGAAATTGCAACATTAAATCCTAAAACTTTAAAAAACAAAGAACTTCTGGCAAGTGATGCACTTCAAGTTATTGAAAACTACAAGATACAACTACTTATCGTTACAGATGAAAATGATAAATTAGTTGGAGTGCTACATATTCACGATTTAATCGAAGCTGGTATAAAATAA